A window from Mogibacterium neglectum encodes these proteins:
- a CDS encoding nucleoside deaminase: MRDNNFYMKEALKEAYIAAELGEVPVGAVVVKDDEIIARAHNMVEAYASSSAHAEMLVMDVAEAKLGTKWLSGCKLYVTLEPCSMCAGAMVLSRLDKLYIGTMDPKHGAAGSIFDITNEAQLNHRIDVERGILADKCAEVLTSFFRELRISKSQFRKKNIDSFEDKVDILEEN, encoded by the coding sequence ATGCGAGATAACAATTTCTACATGAAAGAAGCTTTGAAAGAAGCTTATATAGCTGCAGAGCTCGGAGAGGTTCCAGTTGGAGCTGTTGTAGTGAAGGACGATGAAATTATCGCCAGAGCTCACAATATGGTAGAGGCATATGCATCTTCATCAGCTCATGCCGAGATGCTAGTGATGGACGTAGCTGAAGCTAAGCTCGGTACTAAATGGTTAAGCGGATGCAAACTATATGTAACACTAGAGCCTTGTTCTATGTGTGCAGGTGCTATGGTGCTCTCGAGGCTGGATAAGCTATATATAGGAACGATGGATCCTAAGCATGGAGCAGCCGGCTCTATATTTGATATTACGAACGAAGCACAGCTCAATCACAGGATAGACGTAGAACGAGGAATACTTGCCGATAAATGTGCGGAGGTGCTAACCAGCTTCTTTAGAGAACTTAGGATATCTAAGTCTCAGTTTCGCAAGAAAAATATAGATTCATTCGAAGACAAAGTTGATATATTGGAGGAAAATTAG
- the pepI gene encoding proline iminopeptidase → MAKVTEGYMPFLGYETYYRVVGEKKENGKAPLICLHGGPGSTHNYYEVLDNLADDDDRQIIMYDQIGCGNSYLDGHKELWTQDTWLDELEALREHLGLDECHIIGQSWGGMMQIAYAIERKPKGVKSFVISSGHPSSSLWEKEGLRRIKMMPQHMQDAINHALETGEFSGEAYNEAVAEYMHRYCDYWIGKDAPECCTRPKKAGGEAYLYGWGPNEFAPTGSLKDFEYVDRLGEIKIPSLVCSGISDLCSPLIAKTIADGIPNSEWILWENSRHTCFVDRHDDYCKVLIEWLNKYDK, encoded by the coding sequence ATGGCAAAGGTTACAGAAGGTTACATGCCTTTTCTCGGCTACGAAACTTATTATAGAGTTGTAGGTGAGAAAAAAGAAAATGGCAAGGCACCGCTCATCTGTTTGCACGGTGGACCAGGTTCAACACACAACTACTACGAGGTTCTAGATAATCTCGCAGATGATGACGATCGTCAGATTATCATGTATGACCAGATTGGTTGCGGAAATTCGTATCTAGATGGTCACAAAGAACTATGGACTCAGGATACATGGCTAGATGAGCTTGAGGCGCTAAGAGAGCACCTAGGACTAGACGAGTGCCATATCATCGGACAGTCATGGGGCGGCATGATGCAGATTGCATATGCTATCGAAAGAAAGCCTAAGGGTGTTAAGTCTTTCGTTATTTCCAGTGGACATCCATCAAGCAGTCTCTGGGAGAAAGAAGGTCTAAGACGTATTAAGATGATGCCACAGCACATGCAGGATGCGATTAATCACGCTCTTGAAACTGGAGAGTTCTCAGGAGAGGCTTATAATGAAGCGGTAGCTGAGTATATGCACAGATACTGTGACTACTGGATTGGCAAAGATGCACCAGAGTGCTGTACACGTCCTAAGAAGGCTGGCGGCGAGGCATACCTATACGGGTGGGGACCAAATGAGTTCGCGCCTACAGGTTCGCTAAAGGACTTCGAGTATGTTGATAGACTAGGCGAGATTAAGATTCCTTCGCTAGTATGCAGCGGAATCTCCGATCTATGCTCACCACTAATAGCTAAGACTATTGCAGATGGAATTCCAAACTCAGAGTGGATTCTCTGGGAGAATTCAAGACACACGTGCTTCGTAGACAGACACGATGATTACTGCAAAGTGCTCATCGAGTGGCTTAACAAGTACGATAAGTAA
- a CDS encoding M24 family metallopeptidase has translation MLNKSKLERVVAKMKEQDMPQMIITDPVSIFYMLDKWIIPGERMLALYINVNGDVQLVLNKLFPQTEDLGVPLTYYDDIEEPVGILAKFIEKDKTIGIDKNWPARFLLKLQDLGAGSKFVNGSVIVDKVRQIKDEHERQIMRESAKKIDEVMDKLIPWVAKGLTERELNAKCVELCKEVGFQGLSFDPITAYGKGGADPHHVTDDSKGKYGDSVVLDIGGMWNNYASDTTRTVFIGEINDRQREVYNVVLEANKRGIAAAKPGNKMSDVDKAARDYITEKGFGEYFTHRTGHSIGLEDHEVGDVSLVNDEIIEPGQCFSVEPGIYLYDEGIGVRIEDILYITEDGCEVLNGYPKEEPIVVPAEK, from the coding sequence ATGCTTAATAAGTCTAAGCTAGAGAGAGTTGTTGCAAAGATGAAAGAGCAGGATATGCCACAGATGATTATTACTGATCCTGTAAGCATCTTCTACATGCTCGACAAGTGGATTATTCCTGGTGAGAGAATGCTAGCACTCTACATAAATGTAAATGGGGATGTACAGCTTGTTCTCAACAAGCTCTTCCCACAGACAGAAGACCTCGGTGTACCGCTAACATATTATGATGATATCGAGGAACCTGTTGGGATTCTAGCTAAGTTCATTGAGAAGGATAAGACTATCGGTATTGACAAGAACTGGCCAGCAAGATTCCTTCTTAAGCTTCAGGATTTAGGTGCTGGAAGCAAGTTCGTAAACGGGTCTGTAATTGTTGATAAGGTTAGACAGATTAAGGACGAGCATGAGCGTCAGATTATGAGAGAGTCTGCTAAGAAGATCGATGAGGTTATGGATAAGCTGATTCCTTGGGTTGCTAAGGGCCTAACAGAGAGAGAACTAAATGCTAAGTGCGTTGAGCTTTGCAAGGAAGTTGGATTTCAGGGTCTATCTTTCGATCCTATTACAGCATACGGAAAGGGCGGAGCTGATCCACACCATGTAACTGATGATAGTAAGGGTAAGTATGGAGATTCCGTAGTGCTTGATATCGGTGGTATGTGGAATAATTATGCATCAGACACTACTAGAACAGTATTTATAGGCGAGATTAACGACAGACAGAGAGAAGTTTACAATGTTGTTCTTGAAGCCAACAAGAGAGGTATCGCTGCTGCTAAGCCTGGCAACAAGATGAGCGATGTCGATAAGGCTGCAAGAGATTACATTACAGAGAAGGGCTTTGGCGAATACTTCACACACAGAACTGGTCACTCAATTGGACTTGAGGATCATGAAGTTGGTGATGTATCTCTTGTAAATGATGAGATTATTGAGCCAGGACAGTGCTTCTCCGTAGAGCCTGGGATCTATCTATATGATGAGGGAATCGGTGTTCGTATCGAGGACATCCTATACATCACAGAAGATGGATGCGAAGTACTAAACGGATATCCTAAGGAAGAGCCAATTGTTGTTCCTGCGGAGAAATAA
- a CDS encoding aminopeptidase P family N-terminal domain-containing protein, producing the protein MTAAAERIAQLRKLMAERGIDAYVIPMADFHQSEYVGEHFKAIRFVTGFSGSYATVAITKDKAGLWTDGRYFTQVLTECEGSGIELMKMFVDDTPGTVEWVAQQVPDGGKVAFDGRVLSMGDGQAYEEAFAGRNVEIDYEQALVEEIWKDRPALSEEPAWFLEDKYSGESTGSKLNRVREEMKKAGANIHLVASLDDVAWLLNMRGNDIDFFPLVLAYVIVREDSADLYVEEKKLNDDLRKMLKENNVNVHPYNDIYEDAKKVDAGATALIDPMKMNYALYKNLPCKVVQGANPTILMKAIKNETEIKNVRKAELKDSVALTKFIYWLKNNYDKMKITELSASEKLTQLRSEQKGYVRDSFEPLHAFGAHAAMMHYSPTPESDVELKGGQMLLSDTGGGYLEGSTDITRTTILGSISDEMKKYYTAVYKSMQHLSAANFLYGNHGWSLDVLARQPIWDLNKDFQCGTGHGFGYLGSIHEPPTGFRWYIVPSKNEHHQFEAGMMVTDEPGIYEEGEFGIRIENNLLTVKGEKNKYGQFMHFETLNFVPIDLDGIEPDELTKSEKEWLNEYHKECFKKLSPYMNDEERAWLEEYTREI; encoded by the coding sequence ATGACAGCAGCGGCAGAAAGAATTGCTCAGCTAAGAAAGCTTATGGCAGAGCGAGGTATAGACGCATACGTTATACCGATGGCAGATTTCCATCAGAGCGAGTATGTAGGCGAACATTTTAAAGCTATTAGATTCGTAACAGGTTTTTCTGGGTCATATGCGACAGTGGCCATTACCAAGGATAAGGCTGGTCTATGGACTGATGGCAGATACTTTACTCAGGTTCTCACGGAGTGTGAGGGCAGTGGTATCGAGCTCATGAAGATGTTTGTTGACGATACACCAGGAACTGTCGAGTGGGTTGCGCAGCAAGTCCCAGATGGCGGAAAGGTTGCTTTTGACGGAAGAGTTCTATCGATGGGCGATGGACAGGCATACGAGGAGGCTTTTGCTGGTAGAAATGTAGAAATTGACTATGAGCAGGCCCTAGTTGAGGAGATTTGGAAAGACAGACCGGCACTATCCGAAGAGCCAGCATGGTTCCTAGAAGACAAGTATAGTGGAGAAAGCACCGGTAGCAAGCTAAATAGAGTTCGCGAGGAGATGAAGAAAGCTGGAGCAAATATTCATCTGGTTGCATCCCTTGATGATGTAGCATGGCTTCTCAATATGCGAGGTAACGATATTGACTTCTTCCCTCTTGTCCTAGCATATGTAATTGTTAGGGAGGATAGTGCGGATTTATATGTTGAAGAGAAAAAGTTAAATGATGATCTCCGCAAGATGCTCAAAGAGAACAATGTAAATGTTCATCCATACAATGATATATATGAAGATGCTAAGAAGGTCGACGCTGGTGCAACAGCACTGATTGACCCTATGAAGATGAACTACGCACTATACAAGAATCTACCATGTAAGGTCGTTCAAGGGGCAAATCCTACGATACTTATGAAGGCTATCAAGAATGAAACCGAGATTAAGAATGTCAGAAAAGCGGAGCTAAAGGACAGTGTAGCTCTCACAAAGTTCATCTACTGGCTTAAGAACAACTACGACAAGATGAAGATTACCGAGCTTAGCGCTTCAGAAAAACTAACCCAGCTAAGAAGTGAGCAGAAAGGATATGTCAGGGATTCCTTTGAGCCTCTACACGCATTTGGTGCACACGCTGCGATGATGCACTACTCTCCAACGCCAGAGTCAGATGTTGAACTAAAAGGTGGACAGATGCTACTCTCGGATACTGGTGGCGGCTACCTAGAGGGGTCTACAGATATCACCAGAACTACGATTCTTGGTTCAATAAGTGATGAGATGAAAAAATATTATACAGCTGTATATAAATCCATGCAGCACCTCTCGGCGGCAAATTTCCTATATGGAAATCATGGCTGGTCACTCGACGTGCTAGCTAGACAGCCAATCTGGGATTTGAATAAAGATTTTCAGTGCGGAACTGGGCACGGCTTCGGTTACCTGGGCAGCATACATGAGCCACCAACCGGATTCCGTTGGTACATAGTTCCTTCTAAGAATGAGCACCATCAGTTCGAAGCAGGCATGATGGTAACGGACGAACCTGGAATCTATGAAGAGGGAGAGTTCGGAATTCGTATCGAGAACAACTTGCTAACCGTAAAAGGAGAGAAGAATAAATATGGGCAATTCATGCACTTCGAGACGTTGAATTTTGTACCTATTGACCTCGATGGAATAGAACCAGATGAGCTTACAAAATCCGAGAAGGAATGGCTCAACGAATATCACAAAGAATGTTTTAAAAAGCTTTCGCCATATATGAATGACGAAGAGCGCGCTTGGCTCGAGGAGTACACTAGAGAGATTTAA
- a CDS encoding CvpA family protein: protein MTQMLDNLVMVLDIIIVLIFLICALRGKSQGFLESLIRLAAISGGVIIGIMNTDRIRSLLFALPIDDFMKGKLTKKFNGQEMDLLQFIPKVLRTKFETFGLDGINTTVNRFTNLSITIISFSLIVSVVWIISTHVRKRIMRGRKSKNLLGTVDSSVGLLFGSIKGAIIIFLLLALMFPLTSLFAPQYIHTLNEQLNNSYIAGYLYDINPLIYFMRRLYI from the coding sequence ATGACTCAGATGTTAGATAATTTAGTCATGGTATTAGATATTATAATAGTATTAATTTTCTTAATATGTGCACTGCGTGGCAAGTCGCAAGGGTTTCTTGAATCCCTTATCAGACTAGCTGCAATTTCTGGTGGGGTTATAATTGGCATCATGAATACAGATAGGATTAGGTCGCTTCTCTTTGCACTTCCTATCGATGATTTTATGAAAGGTAAGCTAACAAAAAAATTCAACGGACAAGAGATGGATTTACTACAGTTCATCCCTAAAGTGTTGCGCACTAAATTCGAAACATTTGGTCTTGATGGTATTAACACCACCGTGAATAGATTTACAAATCTTTCCATCACGATTATCTCTTTCTCACTTATAGTATCTGTTGTGTGGATTATTTCTACACATGTGAGAAAAAGGATTATGCGTGGACGTAAGAGCAAAAACTTGCTCGGAACCGTAGATTCGAGCGTGGGACTTCTGTTCGGTTCTATCAAAGGGGCAATCATCATATTCTTGCTCCTTGCCCTCATGTTTCCGCTCACATCATTGTTTGCACCGCAGTATATTCATACATTAAACGAACAATTAAACAACTCTTATATAGCCGGGTACCTATATGATATAAACCCATTAATCTACTTTATGCGCAGGCTATATATTTAA
- the gcvT gene encoding glycine cleavage system aminomethyltransferase GcvT yields MDKKTPLYDTHVKYGGKIVPFGGFLLPIQYETGIKQEHMAVRTACGLFDVSHMGEILVNGPKSVDFLNYVLTNDFTDLKVGQARYSPMCNEHGGTVDDLIVYKRGEDDYFVVVNAANIEKDFAWMVDHKIDGVEVVNVSDEWGQLALQGPKAERILAKVANPALIPAGYYTANFDGSIKGIPCVLSRTGYTGEDGFEIYMPADKAADVWEILIEAGKEEGLIPCGLGARDTLRMEAAMPLYGHDMNDDISPKIAGLGFAIKMDKPDFIGKAAIEAATPLKERRVGIKVTGRGIIREECDVYRDGEKIGHITSGTFLPYLNGSYGMAIVESAKREIGAAVQVDVRGRKIDAEMVKLPFYKREQ; encoded by the coding sequence ATGGATAAGAAAACACCACTATATGATACCCACGTTAAGTATGGCGGCAAGATTGTGCCTTTTGGCGGATTTTTACTTCCAATTCAGTATGAAACAGGTATCAAGCAGGAACACATGGCAGTTCGTACAGCGTGCGGTCTATTCGATGTTTCCCACATGGGTGAGATTCTCGTAAACGGTCCTAAGTCTGTTGATTTTCTTAATTATGTACTAACTAATGATTTTACTGACCTTAAAGTTGGTCAGGCAAGATACAGCCCAATGTGCAACGAACACGGTGGAACTGTAGATGACCTGATCGTGTACAAGCGCGGAGAAGACGACTATTTCGTTGTTGTTAACGCAGCAAATATAGAGAAGGACTTCGCTTGGATGGTTGATCACAAAATTGACGGCGTTGAGGTTGTAAACGTTTCAGATGAATGGGGACAACTCGCTCTGCAAGGTCCTAAGGCAGAAAGGATTCTCGCTAAGGTTGCTAATCCTGCACTCATCCCTGCCGGTTACTACACAGCTAATTTCGATGGCTCAATAAAGGGAATCCCTTGCGTTCTTTCCAGAACAGGATATACAGGCGAAGATGGATTTGAAATATATATGCCAGCTGACAAGGCTGCAGATGTGTGGGAAATCCTTATCGAAGCTGGTAAGGAAGAGGGACTTATCCCTTGCGGACTTGGAGCTCGTGATACACTTCGTATGGAAGCGGCAATGCCACTATACGGACACGATATGAACGATGATATATCACCTAAAATCGCCGGTCTTGGTTTTGCAATCAAGATGGACAAACCTGATTTTATCGGCAAAGCTGCAATCGAAGCGGCAACCCCTCTCAAGGAGAGAAGAGTTGGAATCAAGGTTACTGGTCGTGGAATCATCAGAGAAGAGTGCGACGTATACAGAGATGGTGAAAAGATTGGACACATCACTTCCGGAACATTCCTACCATATCTAAACGGCTCTTACGGAATGGCTATCGTTGAATCGGCAAAGCGCGAAATCGGTGCAGCTGTTCAAGTAGATGTTCGCGGTCGAAAGATCGACGCTGAGATGGTTAAACTTCCTTTCTATAAGAGAGAGCAGTAA
- the gcvH gene encoding glycine cleavage system protein GcvH, whose amino-acid sequence MADLKYSKSHEWIAEEEGLCVIGISDYAQHSLGDIVFINLPEVDDEVTVGDAFGDIESVKAVSDVLSPVTGIVAEINESLFDAPETINEDPYGSWLIKVKDIVETEELLTSDEYDAFVESEEA is encoded by the coding sequence ATGGCAGATTTAAAGTATTCAAAGTCGCATGAGTGGATCGCTGAAGAGGAAGGTCTATGCGTTATCGGTATTTCTGACTATGCTCAGCATAGCCTTGGTGACATCGTATTCATCAACCTTCCTGAGGTTGACGATGAAGTAACAGTTGGCGATGCATTTGGTGACATCGAGTCAGTAAAGGCTGTTTCCGATGTGCTATCCCCAGTTACAGGAATCGTTGCTGAAATCAACGAGAGCTTGTTCGATGCACCTGAGACAATCAACGAGGACCCATACGGCTCTTGGCTAATCAAGGTTAAGGATATAGTTGAGACAGAGGAACTTCTAACCTCAGACGAATATGACGCGTTTGTAGAATCAGAAGAAGCATAA
- the gcvPA gene encoding aminomethyl-transferring glycine dehydrogenase subunit GcvPA, with the protein MGTFIPNTKEEQLQMLNDIGYKDWDDLFKDIPAAARIKSELNIPAGKSELETAQIMEKMANRNVVYDSIFRGAGAYNHYIPAAVNSVVSKEEFITAYTPYQAEISQGILQSIFEYQTMICELTGMDVSNASLYDGASAAAEACAMTKDRKRSTIYVSETVDARVLEVIRTYSFGRDTEVKVVPACECGGVTDVEALKAALAKDKSAACFLMQYPNYYGIVEDADEIAEIVHGAGAQLIMSVNPIALGVLKTPGEIGADIVCGEGQPLGLGLAYGGPYLGILATTTKNTRKIVGRLVGETVDSRGERGFVLTLQAREQHIRREKASSNVCSNQALCALKAGVYMTAVGPAGIKQVATLCSSKAHYLAEGLVGAGLSLKFDKPFFHEFVTVCKNVDAILKALADKGILGGLKLSDTEILWCATELNTKEQMDEVIEIVKGVSK; encoded by the coding sequence TTGGGTACATTTATTCCTAACACTAAAGAAGAACAGCTCCAGATGTTAAACGATATTGGCTACAAAGATTGGGATGATCTATTTAAGGACATCCCTGCTGCAGCTAGAATCAAGAGCGAGCTCAACATTCCAGCTGGTAAGTCCGAGCTAGAAACTGCTCAAATTATGGAGAAAATGGCAAACCGCAACGTGGTATATGATTCAATTTTCCGCGGTGCTGGTGCTTACAATCACTACATCCCCGCTGCAGTAAACTCAGTAGTAAGCAAAGAGGAGTTCATCACTGCTTATACCCCTTATCAGGCTGAGATCAGCCAGGGTATACTTCAGTCAATTTTCGAATATCAGACTATGATATGCGAACTTACTGGCATGGATGTGTCGAACGCTTCGCTTTATGATGGTGCTTCGGCAGCTGCAGAAGCATGCGCTATGACAAAGGATCGTAAGCGTAGCACAATTTACGTATCGGAGACTGTAGATGCTAGAGTTCTTGAAGTAATAAGGACATACTCTTTTGGAAGGGACACTGAGGTAAAGGTTGTTCCAGCATGCGAGTGCGGTGGCGTTACTGATGTAGAAGCACTTAAGGCTGCTCTCGCAAAGGACAAGTCAGCAGCTTGCTTCTTGATGCAGTATCCTAACTACTATGGTATTGTCGAAGATGCTGACGAAATTGCTGAGATAGTTCATGGAGCTGGTGCACAACTCATCATGAGCGTTAATCCAATCGCACTCGGAGTTCTGAAGACTCCTGGTGAGATTGGCGCAGACATCGTTTGCGGAGAAGGTCAACCTCTAGGATTAGGCCTCGCATACGGTGGTCCTTATCTAGGCATTCTAGCAACAACTACTAAGAACACTCGCAAAATCGTAGGACGGCTAGTCGGTGAAACAGTTGACTCGCGTGGAGAACGCGGGTTCGTACTGACTCTACAGGCTAGAGAACAGCACATTCGTAGAGAGAAGGCTAGCAGCAACGTGTGCTCCAACCAAGCTCTCTGCGCTCTAAAGGCTGGTGTATATATGACAGCTGTTGGTCCTGCTGGAATCAAGCAGGTTGCAACACTTTGCTCATCAAAGGCACACTATCTGGCTGAAGGCCTTGTAGGCGCAGGACTTTCGCTAAAGTTTGACAAGCCATTCTTCCATGAGTTCGTAACAGTTTGCAAAAATGTGGATGCCATTCTTAAGGCACTTGCCGACAAGGGTATCCTCGGTGGACTTAAGCTAAGTGACACAGAGATTCTCTGGTGCGCTACAGAGCTTAACACTAAGGAACAGATGGATGAAGTAATAGAGATCGTTAAGGGGGTGAGCAAGTAA
- the gcvPB gene encoding aminomethyl-transferring glycine dehydrogenase subunit GcvPB, with protein sequence MKLIFERSIPGRGQDLFPACDVPVTLPEVPMRASAPNLPEVPENELGRHYTALAKEAHGVNDGFYPLGSCTMKHNPKIDDAVASLRGFTNIHPLQPAETVEGCTEAIDTLESYLCEITGMDHVTFQPAAGSQGEFTGLLLIKAYLRDKGLGHKNEILIPDAAHGTNPASAAMAGFKVVVVKSNEHGSIDMDDFKSKINENTAGLMLTNPNTVGIFDKNIFEITELVHEAGGLCYYDGANLNAVIGLVRPGDIGFDVIHLNLHKTFSTPHGGGGPGSGPCGCKDFLGKYLPGLTVKDGKYVRAEKSIGNVTGFYGNFLVSLRALVYLTYIGGDGVPELAHNAVLNANYMMEKLKDLYPMAYDCTCMHEFVMSLEKFHKENNVSALDVAKALLDFGIHPPTMYFPLIVSEALMVEPTETESRETLDDAIAAFRKIYDSIINSPASVSASPVTTPMRRLDEVKAAREPVLKYEFS encoded by the coding sequence ATGAAACTTATATTTGAAAGAAGCATTCCTGGCAGAGGTCAGGATTTATTCCCTGCTTGCGACGTTCCTGTAACGCTACCTGAGGTTCCAATGAGAGCTAGTGCCCCTAATCTTCCAGAGGTTCCTGAGAATGAATTGGGTCGTCACTACACTGCTCTTGCAAAGGAGGCTCACGGTGTTAATGACGGATTCTATCCGCTAGGTTCTTGCACTATGAAGCATAACCCTAAGATTGACGATGCAGTTGCATCGCTTAGAGGATTTACTAATATCCACCCTCTTCAGCCAGCTGAAACAGTAGAGGGCTGCACAGAGGCAATAGACACACTAGAGTCATATCTATGTGAAATCACTGGTATGGATCACGTAACATTCCAGCCAGCCGCTGGCTCGCAGGGAGAGTTCACAGGACTGCTTCTCATCAAGGCTTATCTACGCGACAAGGGTCTTGGACATAAGAACGAGATTCTAATCCCAGACGCTGCTCACGGAACTAATCCTGCAAGTGCTGCAATGGCAGGATTCAAGGTTGTAGTTGTTAAGTCTAATGAGCACGGGAGCATCGATATGGATGACTTCAAGTCTAAGATTAACGAGAATACAGCTGGTCTCATGCTCACAAACCCTAACACGGTTGGTATCTTTGATAAAAATATCTTCGAGATTACAGAGCTTGTTCATGAGGCTGGTGGTCTCTGCTACTACGATGGAGCTAATCTAAATGCTGTAATCGGACTAGTAAGGCCTGGAGACATTGGATTCGATGTAATCCACCTCAATCTGCATAAGACATTCTCGACACCTCACGGTGGAGGCGGTCCAGGAAGCGGTCCTTGCGGATGCAAAGATTTCCTTGGAAAGTACCTACCTGGATTAACTGTTAAGGATGGCAAGTACGTTCGTGCAGAGAAAAGCATCGGCAACGTTACTGGATTCTACGGCAACTTCCTAGTTAGCTTGAGAGCTCTAGTATACCTAACGTACATCGGTGGAGACGGCGTTCCTGAACTTGCTCACAACGCTGTTCTAAACGCTAACTATATGATGGAGAAGTTAAAGGATCTATATCCCATGGCTTACGACTGCACTTGCATGCACGAGTTCGTAATGAGCCTCGAGAAATTCCATAAGGAGAACAATGTCTCCGCACTAGACGTTGCTAAGGCACTCCTCGACTTCGGAATTCACCCACCTACGATGTACTTCCCACTCATCGTAAGTGAGGCTCTCATGGTTGAGCCTACTGAAACTGAATCACGTGAGACTCTCGATGATGCAATCGCTGCATTTAGAAAGATTTATGACTCGATTATAAATTCACCTGCTTCTGTTTCTGCTTCACCTGTTACTACTCCAATGCGCAGATTGGACGAAGTTAAGGCTGCGAGAGAACCAGTTCTAAAATACGAATTTTCATAA
- a CDS encoding lipoate--protein ligase: MRLRYTETDCTNPFINLATEEYMTFRAAEGEVTMYLWQNANTVVIGKNQNPWRECRVESMREGDCKLARRISGGGAVYHDLGNLNFTFIAREGEYDIPKQTEVILEAVRLLGINAEKTGRNDLTIDGMKFSGHAYYQSNGYCYHHGTIMFNVDPTPLGEYLNVSASKLKSKGVKSVRSRITNLINHKPDVTLEELKKALYDAFAKVYGGEVERFDIPTADSDPELKALIDKYSSEEWRFGRKIPFTTSISERLDWGGIDIELQVEGGVIKDSGIFSDSLETEVFEVLKEKLIGCKYSKSAMATLVESALPYAPNSNEYQICCDIINLIAEGIM; this comes from the coding sequence ATGAGATTAAGATATACTGAAACTGATTGTACCAATCCGTTTATCAACCTCGCTACCGAGGAATATATGACTTTTCGCGCAGCTGAAGGCGAAGTTACTATGTACCTATGGCAAAACGCTAACACTGTAGTTATCGGAAAGAACCAGAACCCTTGGCGTGAATGCAGAGTTGAGTCCATGAGAGAAGGAGACTGCAAGCTAGCTAGAAGAATCTCTGGCGGTGGAGCTGTATATCATGACCTTGGAAACCTCAATTTTACATTCATTGCAAGGGAGGGTGAATATGATATCCCTAAGCAGACAGAGGTCATTCTTGAAGCGGTTCGTTTACTAGGTATAAATGCTGAAAAGACTGGAAGAAATGACCTCACTATCGATGGCATGAAGTTCTCAGGACACGCATATTACCAGAGCAACGGCTACTGCTATCACCATGGAACTATTATGTTCAACGTTGACCCAACTCCACTTGGAGAGTATCTCAACGTTTCCGCTTCTAAACTAAAGTCAAAAGGCGTAAAGTCCGTTCGTTCCAGAATCACCAACCTCATCAATCACAAACCTGACGTAACACTTGAAGAGCTCAAAAAAGCTCTCTATGACGCATTTGCAAAGGTTTATGGCGGAGAGGTTGAGCGCTTTGACATCCCTACAGCTGATTCCGATCCAGAGCTTAAGGCTCTAATTGACAAGTACTCATCTGAGGAGTGGCGCTTCGGACGCAAGATACCATTCACAACTTCAATCTCCGAGAGACTTGATTGGGGCGGTATTGATATTGAACTTCAGGTTGAAGGAGGTGTGATTAAGGACTCTGGAATATTCTCTGATTCGCTCGAGACCGAAGTATTTGAGGTGCTAAAGGAAAAACTAATTGGTTGCAAATACAGCAAGTCTGCAATGGCTACACTTGTTGAAAGTGCTCTGCCATATGCACCTAACAGCAATGAATACCAGATTTGCTGTGACATCATTAATCTGATTGCTGAAGGTATTATGTAG